CGTCCTCGACATCGGCGCCGAGCTGCCCGCCACCGCCAACGACCCGAACGTCGCCGGTGGTGTCCCGCTGACCGAGCTGGTCTCGCTGGAGGCCGGCGAGCGGGTCCTCGCCCTCACCACCCTCGCCAGCGACGGCTGGGGCCTCGCGCTCGGCACCCGCGACGGCGTCGTCAAGCGGGTCAACCCCGAGGTGCTCAACCGCGACGACTGGGAGGTCATCGGGCTCAAGGACGGCGACGAGGTGGTGGGCGCCGTCGAGCTGCGCACCGGCGACGAGGAGCTCTGCTTCATCTCCACCGACGCCCAGCTGCTGCACTTCCCCGCCTCGGGCGTACGCCCCCAGGGACGCTCGGGCGGCGGCATGGCGGGCATCAAGCTCGGCCTCGGGCAGCGGGTCGCGTTCTTCGGCGCCTTCGACCCCGCCGACGCGGTCGTGGTGACGGCCTCGGGCTCCTCGACCGCGCTGGAGGGCACCGAGCCGGGGGCGGTCAAGGTGACGCCGTTCAGCGAGTACCCCGGCAAGGGCCGCGCCACCGGCGGCGTGCGCAGCCACCGCTTCCTCAAGGGCGAGGACGTCCTCGTCACCGCCTGGGCGGGCCCCGGGCCCGCCCGCGCGGCGGCGGCCAGCGGGGCGCCGGTCGAGCTGCCGGCGGCCACCGGCAAGCGCGACGGCTCGGGCGTGCCGGCCCCGCAGCCGATCGCCGCGGTCGCCCCGCCCGCGGCCAGCCAGGTCGACGCCGACGCGTCGGAGCCGCCGGCGACCGCGCCTGTGGAAGGCTGAGCGCATGCGTGCTCCCCTCACCGGACGAACCCGTCTCACCGCGACGGCCACGGCCGTCCTCCTGGCCCTGCCGACCCTCGCCGCCTGCTCGGGCGACGACTCCCAGGCCGCCGACGGCACGTCGCCCGAGGAGGTCCTGTCCGAGGCCTCCACCAAGCTCGCCCGGACCAGCGGCGTCGACCTCACGCTGTCGACGCCCGCCCTGCCGGACGGCGTCGCGGGGATCAAGGAGGCCGCCGGCACGGTGACCGACGCGCCCGCCTTCGAGGGCACGATCACCGTGGTCTTCGCCGGGCAGACCGTCGACGTCCCCGTGGTCTCGGTCGACGACACGGTCTACGCACAGCTCCCGTTCACACCGGGGTGGAACAAGGTCAACCCCAAGGAGTACGGCGCCCCTGACCCGTCGGGCCTCGTCGGCCAGGACGGGTTCGCCGGCCTGCTCAACCTCACCGACTCCCCCGAGGCGGGCGAGAGCGTGCGCGGCGGCGCGGACAACAAGGAGGTGCTCACCACCTACTCCGGCACCCTCCCCGGCGACGCGATGGACGCCGTGATCCCGTCGGCCTCCGGTGACTCCTTCGACGCCGAGTGGCAGGTGAGCGACGACGGCGAGCTGCGCAAGGCGACGCTCACCGGGGTGTTCTACCCCCACACCGACCCGATGACCTACACCGTCGAGTTCGCCGACTACGGCACGGAGAAGGACATCACCGCGCCGTGAGCCGGCCCTCGGAGCCGTCCACGGACACGGTGCCGCGCAGCTCGCGGCTCCTGCTCGCGATCGCCGCGGTCGCCGTCGCGTTCGCCGCGGCGGACACCTACGTGGTGGTCCTCGCGCTGCCCGACATGATGACCGGCGTCGGGATCCCGATCGACCAGCTCCAGCGCGCCGCCCCGATCGTCAGCGGCTTCCTGCTCGGCTACGTCGCGATGCTCCCGCTGATCGGGCGCATCGCCGACCTGCGCGGACGCGTCCCGGTGCTCGTCATGGCGCTGGTCCTGTTCGCGCTCGGGTCGCTGGTGACGACGCTCGCCTACGACATGCCCAGCATCGTCGCCGGACGCTTCCTGCAGGGCGTCGGCGGCGGCGGACTGGTCCCCGCGACGCTCGCGCTCGTCGCGGACCTCTACCCCGTCGACCGCCGCGGCGTCCCGCTCGGTGTGGTGTCGGCGGTCCAGGAGGTCGGGTCGGTCCTGGGGCCGCTGTTCGGCGCGCTCGTCCTGGCGGTCGCCGACTGGCGGGCGATCTTCGCGGTCAACCTCGCGGTCGGCCTGGTCCTCGCCGCCGCGGTCCGCGCGCTGGCCCGCTCCTCGGTGGTCGAGGCGCGAGCCGATACCTCGGTGGTTGAGGTGCGAGCCGATACCTCGGTGGTTGAGGTGCGAGCGGAGCGAGCCTCGAAACCCCGCCCCGACCTCGTCGGCCTCCTCCTCGTCGTGCTCACCCTCGTCGCGGGCGGCGTCGTCTTCCTGCGCCCGCCGGCGCTGATGCGCGACCTGACGTGGGGGCAGCTCTTCATCCCGTTCGCCGGCGACGGCCGCTGGCTGACTCCCGCGGGCACGGCGGCGGTCGCGGCGCTCGCCCTCCTGCTCGCGTGGTCGTGGTTCGCCCCTCGCCCGCTGCTCGACCTGCGCGGCTGGGTGCGGGTGCTGCTCGAGGCCGACCTCGTCGGGGCGCTGCTGCTGGCCCTGGCGCTCGGCGGGGTGATCCTCGCGTTCGCCACCGCTGACCCCAAGGTCGAGGTCTTCTCCCCGCGCGGCCGCTGGTACCTCCTCGGCGCGCTCGTCGCCACCGCCGCCTTCGTCTGGCACGTACGCCGCGCGGCCGCGCCGCTGGTGCCCCGCGGCGCGCTGCGGCGTACGCCCGCGTGGGGGGCGCTGCTCGTCAGCTTCTTCGTCGGCGCGGCGCTGATCGCGGCGCTCATCGACATCCCGCTCTTCGCCCGCACCACGGTCTACCCCGACGACCAGCTCCCGGCGGCGCTGGTGCTGGTCCGGTTCCTCCTCGCGCTGCCGGTGGGCGCGGTCGCCGGCGGCTACCTGATCCGCAGCGTCGCGCCGGGCGTCGTCACGGCCGGTGGCATGCTGCTCGCCGCCGCCGGCTTCGTGCTGATGACCCGGTGGGGGCTCACGACCATCGAGGAGCCGGTCGCCAACGTGGCGCTGGTCGTCGGCGGCCTCGGCTTCGGCCTCGCGCTCGCACCGGTCAACGCCGCGCTCCTCGCCTTCACCGACGACGACGTCCACGGCGTCGCCAGTGCCTTCGTCGTCGTCGCCCGGATGGTCGGCATGCTGGTCGGGATCTCTGCCCTCACCACGATCGGGCTGCGGCGCTACTACTCCGAGCAGCAGGCGATCCCCCCGGTCCAGGACGTGTGTGACGGGAAGAGCCGGTGCACGGCGTTCTCCGACCTGCTCCGCGTCGCCGGCATCGCCCAGGAGCACGCCGTGTTCTGGGGCGCGGCCGGGTGCGCGGTGGTGGCGGCGGTGCTGGCGCTCGTGCTGTTCCGCGAGGTCCGGCCCACCCGGCTCAGCACCCGGGACCTCTTCGCCTCCGGTGGCTGACGGGCGCTAGCCTGCGGGTCGTGGCTGACTCCTCGCACGACTTCGACGACCTGCTCGACGCCAACCGCGCCTTCGCCGACGCCTTCGACCTCGGCGGGTTCGACGGCAAGGCCCACGCCGGGATCGGCCTGATCACCTGCATGGACTCGCGCATCGACCCACTGCGCATGCTGGGGCTCAAGCAGGGTGACGCCAAGATCTTCCGCAACCCCGGTGCGCGGGTCACGCCGCAGGCGCTCGAGGCGCTGGTGCTCGGCGTCCACCTGCTCAACGTCCAGCGGATCCTCGTGGTCCCGCACACCCGCTGCGCGATGGCCTCGGCCAGCGAGCAGGAGCTGCGGGTCAAGGTCGGCGAGTCAGCGGGCGTCGACGCCAGCTGGGCGTCCTTCGGGGTGGTCACCGACCAGCTCGACCAGCTGCGCCAGGACGTCGCCAAGGTCCGCACCCACCCGCTGATCGGCGACCGTGCCAAGGTCGGCGGCTTCCTCTACGACGTCGACTCCGGGCTGCTCACCCAGCACGTCTGAGCGCGGGGCTGAGACGCCTTTCAGCGATCCCCGGCCGACCGGGGATCGCTGAACATGTCAGGGCGTGCACGGCCTGACAAGTTCAGGAAGGGCCTGACAACCCCTGGCGTCCGCCCGTGCCCCGACCCTCGGCCTGCATCTGCGCGATGCGCTGGTCGGTCCGGTCGATCCGGTACGCGTCGAGCGTCCCGTGGCGCACGCCGAGCCGGATGATCCAGTAGACGACGAGCGCAGCGAGCGCCCAGAGCACGAGCAACAGGAGCAGCGGCACCGCGGATTCCAGCATGCGAGCAGGCTAGCGGCATCGGGTGGCCCCGGCGCGGACCTCAGGCGTCCAGCGTCTCCACGTCGACCTCGTAGGCGCCCTGCACGATGAACTCCTTGCGCGGGGCGACGTCGGAGCCCATCAGCAGGTCGAAGACCCGGCTGGCCTCGTCGACGTCGTCGATCGTGAGCTTGCGCAGCGTGCGGTGGCGCGGGTCCATCGTCGTCTCCGCGAGCTGGTCGGCGTCCATCTCGCCGAGGCCCTTGTAGCGCTGGACCGGCTCCTTCCAGCGGACGTTCTTGCGCTTCAGGTCGGCCAGCTTCCGCTGCAGCTCGGCGTCGGAGTAGGTGTAGATGTACTTGTCCATGCCCTTCTTCGGGTTGGACAGCTCGATGCGGTGCAGCGGGGGGACGGCGGAGTACAGCCGGCCGTCGCGCACCAGGTCGGGCATGTACTTGAAGAACAGCGTCGCCAGCAGGCAGCGGATGTGGGCGCCGTCGGAGTCGGCGTCGGCCATCAGGATGATCCGGCCGTAGCGCGCGGCCTCGAGGTCGAAGGTGCGCCCCGACCCGGCGCCGACCACCTGGATGATCGAGGCGCACTCGGCGTTCTTGAGCATGTCGCCGACCGAGGCCTTCTGGACGTTGAGGATCTTGCCGCGGATCGGCAGCAGCGCCTGGAACTCGCTGCTGCGCGCCGCCTTCGCGGTGCCCATCGCCGAGTCGCCCTCGACGATGAACAGCTCGGTGCGGTCGGTGTCGGTGCTGCGGCAGTCGAAGAGCTTGGCGGGCAGCGCGGAGGACTCCAGCGCGTTCTTGCGGCGCTGGTTCTCCTTGTGCTGGCGGGCGGCCAGCCGGGTCTTGGACGCCCCGGCGACCTTCTCCATCAGCAGCTTGGCCTGCGCCTTCTCGGCGCGCTTGGTGGAGGTGAGGAACGCCTTGAGCTCCCCGGCCACGACCTTGCGGACCACGCTGCGCGCGGCGGGCGTGCCGAGGATCTCCTTGGTCTGGCCCTCGAACTGCGGCTCGGCGAGCCGGACGGTGACCACGGCGGTCAGGCCCTCGAGGACGTCGTCCTTGATCACGTCGGTGTCGGCGGCCTTGAGCACCTTCGCACCGCGCATGGCGTCGTTGAAGGTCTTGGTCAGCGCGGCCTCGAACCCGCCGACGTGCGTGCCGCCCTTGGGGGTGGCGATCACGTTGACGAACGAGCGCAGCTCGGTGTCGTAGGCGGTGTCCCACCGCACGGCCACGTCGACGGCCAGCTCGCGCTCGACCTCCTGCGGCGTCATGTGCCCCTGGTCGTCGAGCAGCGGCACGGTCTCGGTGAAGGTGTCGGTGCCCTGCAGGCGCAGGATGTCGGTGACCGGCTCGCCGTGGGAGAGGAACTCCACGAACTCAGCGATCCCGCCGTCGTGGCGGAACTTCTCCTCGACCATCTCGCCGGCGCGCTGGTCACGGATGACGAGCTCGAGGCCGGGCACGATGTACGACGTCTGGCGGGCGCGCCCGACCAGGCCGTCCATCTCGAAGCGGGCGTCCTTGGTGAAGATCTGGCGGTCGGGCCAGAAGCGGATCCGGGTGCCCGTCCTGCCCTTGGCGACGCGCTTGCCCTTGCGGGTCAGCCCGGACTGCGGCGTGAACGCGGCGCCGGGACCGTCCCCGTCGAACACGCCGGGCACGCCGCGCTGGAACGAGAGGCCCTGCTGGGCCGGCGAGCGGTCGACGTCGATGTCCATCCGCGAGGACAGCGCGTTGACGACCGACAGGCCGACGCCGTGCAGGCCGCCGGTCGCGACGTAGGACCCACCGCCGAACTTGCCGCCGGCGTGCAGCTTGGTCGCCACCACCTCGACACCCGGCAGCCCCGTCTTGGGCTCCTTGTCGGTCGGGATGCCGCGGCCGTCGTCGTAGACCTCGACCGAGCCGTCGTCGTGCAGCGTCACCTCGACGAGTCGCGCGACACCGGCCAGCGCCTCGTCGACGCCGTTGTCGATGATCTCCCAGAGGCAGTGCATGAGGCCGCGGGTGTCGGTCGACCCGATGTACATGCCCGGGCGCTTGCGCACGGCGTCGAGGCCCTCGAGGACCAGGAGGTGCGCTGCGTTGTAGGTGTTGTCTGCCGGTGCTGCCACGGACGTCCTGTCGTGCTCGGGTGGATCTCGGAACGCCCCGACACTACCCGCGACACGCCGTCGCGCCGCGCAGGCACGCCTGCAGGCCCGCCTGCAGGGGCGTGGGGGCCGACACCCACCCGGTCTAGCCTGGACGTCCGGACGTTGGTCCCTCGTCCACAACATCCGGTACACGCTTGCGGACAACGCCCACGTCGGACGACGTGGCGTGATTCACTGGAAGACAGCACGACACGAGGGCGCCAGCGGGGAATCTTTGTCCCACTGGCTACGTTGGGCCAGACACCGATGAACAGAAATGAGGCTGACGTGACCACTGCCACCGCACCCACCCAGGCCGTCCTCACGGCCGGTGACCGCTGCGACCGCTGCGGCGCCCAGGCCTACCTCCGGGTGGAGCTCCAGACCGGCGGCGAGCTGCTGTTCTGCGCCCACCACGCCCGCGAGCACGGCGAGAAGCTGCGCGAGGTCGCAGCCACCGTCCACGACGAGACGCACAAGCTCGAGACCCCGGCCGCGGGCAGCGAGGCCTGAACCGGCACCGCCACACCGACTCCCAGCACGACCCCGGACACGCTCTCCGGGGTCGTGCTGCGTCCGGGCCCGGTTCGGGCCGTCGGTCTGGGAGGCTGGCCCGGTGAGCCTCACCGAAGTCCTCGTCGCCGTCGCGATCGCCGTCGGCATCGCCGGCATCATCGTCCCCGTGCTGCCCGGCACGCTGCTCGTGCTCGGCGCGGTCCTCGTGTGGGCCCTCGACGTCGACACGTCCACCGCGTGGGTCGTGTTCGCGGTGTGCACGGTGCTGCTCGCGGGCGGCTCGGTCGTGAAGTTCCTCGTGCCGGGCCGTTCGCTCAAGGCGTCCGGCGTGCCCAGCCGCACCCTCGCCGTCGGCGCTCTCCTCGCGTTCGTGGGTTTCTTCGTCGTGCCCGTCGTGGGGATGTTCATCGGGTTCGTGCTCGGCGTCTACCTCGCCGAGCGCGCCCGCGTGGGCGCAGCAGCGGCGGGCCCGTCGACCCGGGCGGCGCTGCGCGCCGTCGGGGTCTCGATCCTGATCGAGCTCGTCGCCGCCTTCCTCGCCGCGACGGCGTGGGTCGTGGGCGTCGTGGTGACCTGACGTGGCGGTCCTGCTGTCCCTCGCCGCGGCGGTCGCCTACGGCCTCTCGGACTTCGTCGGCGGGCTCGCCTCGCGCCGGACCTCGGCGTGGCCGGTCGCCTTCGTCGGTACGGCGTCGGCGTGCGTCGGGGCGGTCGTCCTCGCGCTGGTGACGGACGGGGCTCCCACCGCCGCCGACCTCGGCTGGGATGCCCTGGCCGGCGTCGGCACCGGGACGGGTGGCGCGTTCCTCTACCGCGGGCTCGCGGCAGGCCGGATGGGCGTGGTCGCACCGGTGTCGGCCGTCGGGGCCGCGCTGCTGCCCGTCGTGGTCGGCGTGGCCACCGGCGAGCGACCGGCGCTGCTGGTGTGGCTCGGCCTGCTCGCCGCGGTGCCCGGCATCTGGCTGGTCAGCCGCGAGCCCGGCGGAAGCGGCGACCTCGCCGCCGGGATCCTCGACGGCGTCCTCGCCGGGGCCGGCTTCGGGCTGCTCTTCGCCGCGACCGGGCAGGTGCCGGAGGAGGCCGGCTTCGCACCGCTGGCGGTGGGCCAGGCGGTGGGTATGGTGTGCGTCGCCGTCACGGCGACCGTCCTGGGCGGACGCTGGATCCCCGACCATCCGTCGCAGGCCTGGGGCGCGGCGGCGGGACTGCTCGCCACGGCAGCCGTCGTCGCCTTCCTCCTCGCCACCCAGACGGGGCTGCTGACGGTCGCGTCGGTGGTGACGTCGCTCTACCCCGCCGTCACCATCGCGCTCGCGGCCGCCGTGCTGCGCGAGCGGGTGCACGGGTCGCAGGGCGTCGGCCTGCTCCTGTGCGGGCTCGCCGTCGGGCTCGTCGCCGCCGCCTGAGCTGCGCCCGTCACGCCCCGAGGCCGGGGGCGATCGGGAGGCTCCAGCGGTGTCGCTTCGGCGCCCAGTCCATGACCGGGTGCGAGCCGTCGGCCTCGTCCACCATCTTCACCGACACCCGGACCTCGGCGGGGTCGCCCAGGCACGCCCGGCTCACGACGGCGCGGAACACGTCCTTGCGCCACTTGGGGCGCGCCGAGTAGTCGCAGTCGACCCGGTCGTCGCTGCCGTGCCACCCACGGGCCTTGGTCAGCACGTAGTCGGTCCCGTCCCCGAGGCCGCTGCTGAGCACGTACTCAGGTCCGCGGGCGGCCCGGTCGGTGTCGATGTAGACCGACAACCCGGCCGCGCTCGAGCGCACCAGCTCGGCGAACCTGACCTTGACGAGGAGCTTCCGGCTGCCGTGCATCGCGTCGAAGCCGGTGATGTCGCTGAGCGAGGCGGTCGCGTCCGCCGGGTCGTCGATGCTGTAGTACTCCGCCCCGGCGGGCGCCGCGACCAGACCGGCGAGCAGCAGCGCGGGCACGGCGGCGAGAGAGATCCGAGTTCTCATGGATCGAGTGTGGCACCCCGCCCCCGGTGCGCGTCCACCCACTTCTGGGGGGTCGACACCGGCGCGGTGGCACCATGGCCGCATGGGCGGGCAGGCGCGGGCGACCGGACGCACCCGCGTACGGCCGCACCTGGCCGCCGCGCTCGTCCTCGCCGCCGTGGCGGGTGGGGGATGCTCCGCCGCCGATCGGCCGGCGCCCGGCCCCGGCGGGCCGCAGCCGGCGCGGCCGAGCACGACACCGGCGCCGGCGCCGCCCGATGACACCACCGCGTCACGCCGCGAGCCGGTCCGGATCGCCCTGGCCGGCGACGTGCACTTCGAGAGTGCGCTGGCGGACCGGCTGCGGCGGGTGCCTCGCGACGCCCTCGCTCCTGTTGCACGCGTCCTGGGCGCCGCCGACGTCGCCGTGCTCAACCTCGAGACATCGGTGGGCACCGGGGGCCGGCCCGAGCCCGGCAAGCGCTTCGTCTTCACCGCCCCTCCCGCGGCCTTCGAGGCACTGGCCGCCGTCGGCGTGGACGTCGCCGTGATGGCCAACAACCACGCCCTCGACCTGGGCCGGGCGCGGGTCCGGCAGGCCCTGCGGGCCGCGCGCGTCGCGGGGGTCGACGTCGCCGGGATCGGGCGCGACGCGCGGTCGGCCCGGCGCGCCGTCGTGACGAGCGTCCGCGGCACCCGCGTGGCCACCGTGGCCGCCTCCGTGGCCGACCAGGACCCGACCGCGGACCCGACCGGCCACTGGGCCGCCGGCCCGGGGCGACCCGGGATCGCCGTCGCGCTGGACCCCACCGGGCTCCTGCGCGAGGTGCGGCGCGCGCGGGCGGTCGCCGACGTCGTGCTGGTCTACCTGCACTGGGGCGTGCAGGGCGAGCGGTGCCCGTCACCGGACCAGCGCGACCTGGCCCGGCGCCTGGTCGACGCGGGCGCGGACGTCGTCGCCGGCGCCCACACCCACCTCCTGCAGGGCGACGGCCGGCTCGGTGAGGGCTACGTCGCCTACGGGCTGGGCAACTTCGCCTGGTACTCCCCCGGGCCCTCCGGTGTGCTGACCCTCCGCGTCCGGCCGGCCGTCACCCGCGGCGAGCGGGCGCGCGTCACCCGGACCCGCTGGTGGCCGGCGGCCATCGGAGACGACGGCGTGCCCCGCGAGGCCACCGGACCGGAAGCGGCGGGGTCCCGTGCCGAGCGGCGCTCGCTGCGCAGGTGCGCGGGGCTCGGCTAGCCCCGTCGGGGCGCCAGCCAGGCCAGCACCAGGCGGCCCACCCGCTCGAGCTGGTCGGGCGACACCACGCGCGGCACGTCCCCGGACGAGTGGTAGCCGGCGTAGGGCGTGGATCCCAGGCGCGCGCCCGGCAGGCCCTCGCGGACGAACGACCAGTGGTCGCTGCTGCGCTGCCCGCCCTCGGCCACCACCGGCACCCCGGAACGGCCGGCCGCGGCGAGGAGCGCGCGCTGCACCGCGTCCCCGTCCCTCGCCGACCCGACCGGCACCACGTCGCCGACCCCGACCCGGTCGAGCGACACCATTCCCCGCACGGCGCGCCGCTCGCGCCCGCCGAGCGCGGCGACGTAGGCCCGGGAGCCGAAGTGGTGCAGGTCGTCGCCTGCTCCGCGGGGCTCCTCTGCGCCGAAGGCCACCAGCACCACCGGCAGCCGGGCGCGCCGCTCGGACAGCGCCTCGGCGACGGCCAGCAGCACGCCCACCCCCGACGCGTTGTCCTCCGCCCCGGGGGCCTGCGGGACCGTGTCGAGGTGGGCGCCCACCAGCAGGTGGGGCTCCGCGCGGTCGAGGCCCGGCCGCGCGGCCACGACGTTGACCGACCGGCCGGCAGGTACCGCCACGCCCCACGACTCCCCCGCCGGGACACTGAATCCTTGGCGCTCGACCTCGTAGCCCAGCCCCCGGAGCTCGGTGGAGACCCAGCGTGCCGCCCGCGCGTACGCCCGCCCGGTGGCCTCCCGCGGGCCGATCCGCCCCGCGAGGTGCGCGACGGCCGCGACTGCCCGGCGCGGGTCGAGGTCGTCCGGGGACACCGGACTCGGCGGCTCAGCATCCCGCCCCGGCTCCGACTGCGGTGGCGGTGGCTCCGCACTGGTCGACGTGGTGGGCCCGGCGGGTGCGGACCGGTCCGGCCCCTCGTCGTCCGAGCAGCCGGCCGCGAGCGCCGGGAGCGCCACGCACGCGACCGCGAGACCCGCGAGCCGGGTCGCCCTCGAGCCGCCGGCGTCCATGCGACCACCGTAGCCGCGGGCCGTGCGCCCGGGCTTGACCTCGACTTGAGGGTGGTTTGAGGACGACGCACGCCGGTGCGGGGCACGATCTCCCCACCTGCCCCCGGAAAGGATCCCCATGACCACCCTCCTGCGTCCCGCCTCCTACCGCGCCGCCGCGGCCGCATCCGCCGTCGCGGCCACCGCGGCGAGCCTGGTGCTGCTCACCGTCCCCGCCTCCACCGCTGCCGGCGACGGCTCCGCCGGCGCCACGACGAGCGACCGCGCGGCGAAGCGCGACCGCGACGACGACGGCCTGCGCAACCGCGTCGAGCGCCGTCTCGGGCTCGACCCCCGCGACGAGGACTCCGACGACGA
This genomic interval from Nocardioides palaemonis contains the following:
- a CDS encoding LppX_LprAFG lipoprotein; translation: MRAPLTGRTRLTATATAVLLALPTLAACSGDDSQAADGTSPEEVLSEASTKLARTSGVDLTLSTPALPDGVAGIKEAAGTVTDAPAFEGTITVVFAGQTVDVPVVSVDDTVYAQLPFTPGWNKVNPKEYGAPDPSGLVGQDGFAGLLNLTDSPEAGESVRGGADNKEVLTTYSGTLPGDAMDAVIPSASGDSFDAEWQVSDDGELRKATLTGVFYPHTDPMTYTVEFADYGTEKDITAP
- a CDS encoding MFS transporter; this encodes MSRPSEPSTDTVPRSSRLLLAIAAVAVAFAAADTYVVVLALPDMMTGVGIPIDQLQRAAPIVSGFLLGYVAMLPLIGRIADLRGRVPVLVMALVLFALGSLVTTLAYDMPSIVAGRFLQGVGGGGLVPATLALVADLYPVDRRGVPLGVVSAVQEVGSVLGPLFGALVLAVADWRAIFAVNLAVGLVLAAAVRALARSSVVEARADTSVVEVRADTSVVEVRAERASKPRPDLVGLLLVVLTLVAGGVVFLRPPALMRDLTWGQLFIPFAGDGRWLTPAGTAAVAALALLLAWSWFAPRPLLDLRGWVRVLLEADLVGALLLALALGGVILAFATADPKVEVFSPRGRWYLLGALVATAAFVWHVRRAAAPLVPRGALRRTPAWGALLVSFFVGAALIAALIDIPLFARTTVYPDDQLPAALVLVRFLLALPVGAVAGGYLIRSVAPGVVTAGGMLLAAAGFVLMTRWGLTTIEEPVANVALVVGGLGFGLALAPVNAALLAFTDDDVHGVASAFVVVARMVGMLVGISALTTIGLRRYYSEQQAIPPVQDVCDGKSRCTAFSDLLRVAGIAQEHAVFWGAAGCAVVAAVLALVLFREVRPTRLSTRDLFASGG
- a CDS encoding beta-class carbonic anhydrase, whose protein sequence is MADSSHDFDDLLDANRAFADAFDLGGFDGKAHAGIGLITCMDSRIDPLRMLGLKQGDAKIFRNPGARVTPQALEALVLGVHLLNVQRILVVPHTRCAMASASEQELRVKVGESAGVDASWASFGVVTDQLDQLRQDVAKVRTHPLIGDRAKVGGFLYDVDSGLLTQHV
- a CDS encoding DNA gyrase/topoisomerase IV subunit B; translated protein: MYIGSTDTRGLMHCLWEIIDNGVDEALAGVARLVEVTLHDDGSVEVYDDGRGIPTDKEPKTGLPGVEVVATKLHAGGKFGGGSYVATGGLHGVGLSVVNALSSRMDIDVDRSPAQQGLSFQRGVPGVFDGDGPGAAFTPQSGLTRKGKRVAKGRTGTRIRFWPDRQIFTKDARFEMDGLVGRARQTSYIVPGLELVIRDQRAGEMVEEKFRHDGGIAEFVEFLSHGEPVTDILRLQGTDTFTETVPLLDDQGHMTPQEVERELAVDVAVRWDTAYDTELRSFVNVIATPKGGTHVGGFEAALTKTFNDAMRGAKVLKAADTDVIKDDVLEGLTAVVTVRLAEPQFEGQTKEILGTPAARSVVRKVVAGELKAFLTSTKRAEKAQAKLLMEKVAGASKTRLAARQHKENQRRKNALESSALPAKLFDCRSTDTDRTELFIVEGDSAMGTAKAARSSEFQALLPIRGKILNVQKASVGDMLKNAECASIIQVVGAGSGRTFDLEAARYGRIILMADADSDGAHIRCLLATLFFKYMPDLVRDGRLYSAVPPLHRIELSNPKKGMDKYIYTYSDAELQRKLADLKRKNVRWKEPVQRYKGLGEMDADQLAETTMDPRHRTLRKLTIDDVDEASRVFDLLMGSDVAPRKEFIVQGAYEVDVETLDA
- a CDS encoding DUF7455 domain-containing protein, producing MNRNEADVTTATAPTQAVLTAGDRCDRCGAQAYLRVELQTGGELLFCAHHAREHGEKLREVAATVHDETHKLETPAAGSEA
- a CDS encoding DUF456 domain-containing protein, with amino-acid sequence MSLTEVLVAVAIAVGIAGIIVPVLPGTLLVLGAVLVWALDVDTSTAWVVFAVCTVLLAGGSVVKFLVPGRSLKASGVPSRTLAVGALLAFVGFFVVPVVGMFIGFVLGVYLAERARVGAAAAGPSTRAALRAVGVSILIELVAAFLAATAWVVGVVVT
- a CDS encoding DMT family transporter, which translates into the protein MAVLLSLAAAVAYGLSDFVGGLASRRTSAWPVAFVGTASACVGAVVLALVTDGAPTAADLGWDALAGVGTGTGGAFLYRGLAAGRMGVVAPVSAVGAALLPVVVGVATGERPALLVWLGLLAAVPGIWLVSREPGGSGDLAAGILDGVLAGAGFGLLFAATGQVPEEAGFAPLAVGQAVGMVCVAVTATVLGGRWIPDHPSQAWGAAAGLLATAAVVAFLLATQTGLLTVASVVTSLYPAVTIALAAAVLRERVHGSQGVGLLLCGLAVGLVAAA
- a CDS encoding CapA family protein; this encodes MGGQARATGRTRVRPHLAAALVLAAVAGGGCSAADRPAPGPGGPQPARPSTTPAPAPPDDTTASRREPVRIALAGDVHFESALADRLRRVPRDALAPVARVLGAADVAVLNLETSVGTGGRPEPGKRFVFTAPPAAFEALAAVGVDVAVMANNHALDLGRARVRQALRAARVAGVDVAGIGRDARSARRAVVTSVRGTRVATVAASVADQDPTADPTGHWAAGPGRPGIAVALDPTGLLREVRRARAVADVVLVYLHWGVQGERCPSPDQRDLARRLVDAGADVVAGAHTHLLQGDGRLGEGYVAYGLGNFAWYSPGPSGVLTLRVRPAVTRGERARVTRTRWWPAAIGDDGVPREATGPEAAGSRAERRSLRRCAGLG
- a CDS encoding M28 family metallopeptidase, yielding MDAGGSRATRLAGLAVACVALPALAAGCSDDEGPDRSAPAGPTTSTSAEPPPPQSEPGRDAEPPSPVSPDDLDPRRAVAAVAHLAGRIGPREATGRAYARAARWVSTELRGLGYEVERQGFSVPAGESWGVAVPAGRSVNVVAARPGLDRAEPHLLVGAHLDTVPQAPGAEDNASGVGVLLAVAEALSERRARLPVVLVAFGAEEPRGAGDDLHHFGSRAYVAALGGRERRAVRGMVSLDRVGVGDVVPVGSARDGDAVQRALLAAAGRSGVPVVAEGGQRSSDHWSFVREGLPGARLGSTPYAGYHSSGDVPRVVSPDQLERVGRLVLAWLAPRRG